In Microbacterium paraoxydans, the following are encoded in one genomic region:
- a CDS encoding tyrosine-type recombinase/integrase: protein MHHEDVLEVDPSSAQRLVSARNVIHLDPEGAVLDGMLNGWRAQQIARFLKAPTIAARERLVRRFVDFTGMYPWQWTPAEAEAWISELRSGVKPLRLSTLRGYEIDIKMFCEYITDPRYPWLSECEARFGAAPRQVFHEDNSIVHVSEYEGDAARRPLTFDEVQALFDAADGLAARILSRRRKGAVQAVRDAALLKCVYAFGLRRREAVMLDLVDLRRNAKLPHLDRFGALSVRHGKASRGGPSKRRTVLTVPEMGWIAETLAHYLDEVRPALSSSSSSSPALWVTERGTRLSRRAANEAFCTARDAAGIDSSLDLHSLRHSYVTHLVEFDYPERFIQEQVGHSFSSTTAIYVGVSNEYRNRLLTQAIHTRYGADFEEAAR, encoded by the coding sequence ATGCATCATGAGGATGTGCTTGAAGTTGATCCATCGTCTGCGCAGCGGCTCGTCTCCGCGCGGAATGTCATTCATCTTGACCCTGAGGGAGCCGTGCTCGACGGGATGTTGAATGGGTGGCGAGCCCAGCAGATTGCTCGCTTCTTGAAGGCTCCGACGATTGCGGCGAGAGAGCGGCTCGTGCGCCGGTTCGTGGACTTCACGGGTATGTACCCGTGGCAATGGACGCCGGCGGAGGCGGAGGCGTGGATCAGTGAGCTGCGCTCGGGCGTGAAGCCGTTGCGGCTATCGACGCTGCGTGGATACGAGATCGACATCAAGATGTTCTGCGAGTACATCACTGATCCTCGATATCCCTGGCTGTCCGAGTGTGAAGCGCGTTTTGGCGCTGCACCCAGACAGGTGTTCCATGAGGACAACTCGATTGTGCATGTCAGCGAGTACGAGGGCGATGCCGCGCGGCGACCGTTGACATTCGACGAAGTCCAGGCGCTGTTCGATGCGGCCGACGGGCTCGCCGCACGGATCCTGTCGCGACGGCGAAAGGGTGCGGTTCAGGCCGTGCGGGACGCCGCGCTTCTCAAGTGCGTCTATGCGTTCGGGTTGCGAAGACGTGAGGCGGTCATGCTTGATCTCGTGGATCTCCGCCGCAACGCGAAGCTGCCGCACCTAGACCGATTCGGTGCACTGTCGGTGCGCCATGGCAAAGCGAGCCGCGGGGGCCCGTCGAAGCGGCGCACGGTGCTCACCGTTCCGGAGATGGGCTGGATCGCGGAGACGCTGGCGCACTACCTCGATGAGGTTCGGCCGGCGTTGTCGTCATCGTCGAGTTCGTCGCCTGCTCTGTGGGTGACCGAACGGGGCACGAGGCTGAGCAGGCGTGCGGCGAACGAAGCGTTCTGTACAGCTCGTGATGCCGCGGGGATCGACTCTTCGTTGGATCTGCATTCGTTGCGGCACTCGTACGTGACGCACCTGGTGGAGTTCGACTACCCGGAGCGGTTCATTCAGGAGCAGGTGGGGCACTCGTTTTCCTCGACGACCGCGATCTACGTCGGCGTCTCTAACGAGTACCGGAACCGGCTGCTCACCCAAGCTATTCACACCCGCTACGGCGCCGACTTCGAGGAGGCAGCACGGTGA
- a CDS encoding MFS transporter, whose protein sequence is MTRETPDRLRALRPLATRDYRLLFAAVGIEVFGTGMWTIVMVFQVLALDDSPLALSAVATGLSLGLFAFSVLGGVVADRFSKRRIIITVQGLTAAVMAAVAVLSLTGAIELWHVGLASFAMGAGSAFFYPAYSAYLPQVLPPEQLLAANGLEGALRPSMGQGLGPALGGIIVGAFFPAIGAVIVAASYAVAFVITLFLSRREETTEPEQSQQRTSVWGDLKAGVRYVARTRWLLWTLIFGSSLALIIQGPIEVLLPFLTRDRFDDAEATFGLLLAAYGIGGAIGSLIVSSLKLPRRYLTLMIGLWGGGTLPLVRIGLANNLIVMLATLFAVGAATGAGVVIWGTLLQRLVPPEMIGRVASLDFFVSIAFMPVSIAIAGPLSLIVPIPAIFIVAGVAPTLLAIVALLAGRMRDVETRHPLDT, encoded by the coding sequence ATGACCCGCGAGACTCCCGACCGGCTGCGGGCGCTGCGCCCTCTCGCTACCCGCGACTACCGGCTGCTGTTCGCGGCCGTCGGTATCGAAGTCTTCGGCACCGGCATGTGGACCATCGTCATGGTGTTTCAGGTGCTCGCACTCGACGACAGCCCCCTTGCCCTGTCAGCCGTCGCTACCGGGCTCAGCCTCGGCCTCTTCGCTTTCTCGGTCCTCGGCGGGGTGGTAGCCGATCGCTTCTCGAAGCGGCGGATCATCATCACCGTGCAGGGACTCACCGCGGCGGTCATGGCCGCCGTCGCGGTGCTGTCCCTCACGGGCGCGATCGAGTTGTGGCATGTCGGGCTCGCCTCGTTCGCCATGGGCGCGGGTAGTGCGTTCTTCTACCCGGCCTACAGCGCCTACCTCCCCCAAGTACTACCGCCCGAACAACTGCTCGCCGCAAACGGGCTCGAAGGGGCTCTCCGGCCCTCGATGGGGCAGGGCCTCGGACCCGCCCTCGGAGGGATCATCGTCGGGGCGTTCTTCCCCGCCATCGGAGCGGTCATCGTCGCCGCGTCCTACGCAGTCGCGTTCGTCATCACACTGTTCCTCAGCCGCCGGGAGGAAACCACCGAACCGGAACAGTCGCAGCAACGCACGAGCGTGTGGGGCGACCTCAAAGCCGGGGTCCGCTACGTCGCCCGCACCCGCTGGCTGCTATGGACCCTGATCTTCGGATCATCCCTCGCGCTCATCATCCAGGGCCCAATCGAGGTACTTCTCCCCTTCCTCACCCGCGACCGATTCGACGACGCCGAAGCAACGTTCGGACTACTACTCGCCGCCTACGGAATCGGAGGCGCCATCGGATCGCTCATCGTGTCGTCACTCAAACTGCCCCGGCGATACCTGACACTGATGATCGGCCTCTGGGGCGGCGGTACCCTCCCGCTCGTGCGCATCGGCCTCGCCAACAACCTAATAGTGATGCTCGCCACACTGTTCGCGGTCGGAGCTGCCACAGGAGCCGGCGTGGTGATCTGGGGCACACTGCTTCAACGCCTCGTGCCACCCGAAATGATCGGCCGTGTCGCCAGTCTCGACTTCTTCGTCTCCATCGCGTTCATGCCCGTCTCGATCGCCATCGCCGGGCCCCTATCGCTGATCGTGCCGATACCAGCCATCTTCATCGTGGCCGGCGTCGCGCCGACGCTGCTCGCCATCGTCGCGCTTCTAGCCGGACGCATGCGGGACGTCGAGACGAGACACCCCCTGGACACTTGA
- a CDS encoding helix-turn-helix domain-containing protein — protein MDYVWHLRAKMAERGMFATTDLQPLLAERGVALSREQTYRLVTGQPQRLSMVTLIALCDILECTPNDLIEPRIVEASARKASGEVIPRKSRVSARRTTINRPGHSK, from the coding sequence ATGGACTACGTCTGGCATCTGCGAGCGAAGATGGCGGAGCGTGGAATGTTCGCCACGACGGACCTGCAGCCGCTGCTCGCTGAGCGTGGTGTCGCGCTCTCCCGGGAGCAGACCTACCGGCTGGTGACGGGTCAGCCGCAGCGCCTGAGCATGGTTACGCTGATCGCGCTGTGCGACATCCTTGAGTGCACACCCAACGACCTCATCGAACCCCGCATCGTCGAGGCGTCCGCCAGGAAGGCTTCCGGGGAAGTCATCCCGCGGAAGAGCCGAGTATCCGCCCGCCGAACGACGATCAATCGGCCCGGGCATTCGAAATGA
- a CDS encoding TetR family transcriptional regulator, with amino-acid sequence MGWDVEGRKRRILDAAVAEFAAHGPHGTTIERIAKAAGVNKERVYTHFGGKDRLFATVLREELAKVARDVPVESFATEDVGDYAGRVYDYHREHPELGRLMRWEGLVFDTEVPDEAERREYYGYKVAAMTDGQAKGTVTSDLDADHLMFLVLSLAGWWSAVPQVARMITGAESDAEHARRRASVVTAARRLIGQ; translated from the coding sequence ATGGGCTGGGATGTTGAGGGCAGGAAGCGCCGCATCCTCGACGCGGCGGTGGCCGAGTTCGCCGCGCACGGGCCGCACGGCACGACCATCGAGCGCATCGCCAAGGCCGCCGGGGTGAACAAGGAGCGCGTCTACACGCACTTCGGGGGCAAGGACAGACTTTTCGCCACCGTACTGCGCGAGGAACTGGCGAAGGTAGCCCGCGACGTGCCCGTCGAATCATTCGCAACCGAGGACGTGGGCGACTACGCCGGGCGCGTCTACGACTACCACCGCGAGCACCCCGAACTCGGCAGGCTCATGCGCTGGGAAGGGCTCGTCTTCGACACCGAAGTACCCGACGAGGCCGAGCGGCGCGAATACTACGGATACAAAGTCGCCGCCATGACCGACGGACAGGCCAAGGGCACAGTAACGAGCGACCTCGACGCCGACCACCTGATGTTCCTCGTGCTCTCACTCGCCGGATGGTGGTCAGCGGTACCGCAGGTCGCCCGCATGATCACCGGAGCCGAGAGCGACGCCGAACACGCACGCCGCCGTGCCTCCGTCGTCACCGCTGCCCGAAGACTCATCGGGCAGTAA
- a CDS encoding type II toxin-antitoxin system HicA family toxin, with translation MKAQRTRDVLKHLKSIGWVYLRDGQGSHELWGLPDESQKASIPAGHKEVSAGVLRQIERAGATLPQAWK, from the coding sequence ATGAAAGCACAGCGAACGCGAGACGTGCTGAAGCACCTGAAGAGCATCGGCTGGGTCTATCTGCGCGATGGTCAGGGTAGCCACGAACTATGGGGCCTGCCCGACGAGTCGCAGAAAGCCTCGATCCCGGCAGGGCACAAGGAAGTCTCAGCGGGCGTGCTGCGACAGATCGAGAGGGCCGGGGCGACACTCCCCCAGGCCTGGAAGTGA
- a CDS encoding ABC-F family ATP-binding cassette domain-containing protein — translation MLSLNTPLPARHRAQLIASDVSVTRGATPVLSHVDLTVTATSRVAIVGENGRGKSTLLHVLSGALTPDSGVVQRLGTVGIAEQEMPTGGNRTVGQAVAEAIAQPLAAVAALDSAAVSLAAGVPGAEERYAAALEHAEVLDAWDAERRVQIALEALDAETEPSRRLDDLSVGQRYRVRLACLLGADDDFLLLDEPTNHLDRSGLEFLTTQLRSRNGGVVVVTHDRALLSDVAETIVDLDPTPDDRVRVYGNGYAGYREGRRAERERWEHEFERQQTELARLQDSLSSAQNRLVSGWRPEKGTNKHGRATRAGGLVQSVHRRQEQLEAHAVTVPEPPQVFRFPELATRTGAVLLSVEDVTVTGRLTRPAAFSLSHRGRLVVTGPNGAGKSTLLSVAAGDLRPDTGTVRRPQNVRLAFLRQESELPLDRRASEFYAAHVDALVPSREAVGLSQLGLLRARESSKRIGELSMGQQRRLELALVLATKPHVLLLDEPTNHLSIALVDELTDALNATQAAVVVSTHDRQLLRDVEGWPALQLEATTESEALV, via the coding sequence ATGCTCTCCCTCAACACCCCTCTACCAGCGCGCCATCGCGCGCAGCTCATCGCCTCCGACGTCTCCGTAACGCGCGGAGCCACCCCCGTCCTCAGCCACGTCGACCTCACGGTCACGGCCACCTCGCGAGTAGCGATCGTGGGCGAGAACGGCCGGGGGAAGTCGACGCTCCTGCACGTCCTCAGCGGCGCTCTCACCCCGGACAGCGGAGTAGTGCAGCGACTCGGGACGGTCGGCATAGCCGAACAAGAGATGCCGACCGGCGGCAACCGCACAGTGGGCCAGGCGGTCGCGGAAGCGATCGCGCAGCCGCTCGCCGCCGTTGCGGCCCTCGATTCGGCCGCGGTGTCACTCGCCGCAGGCGTCCCCGGCGCCGAAGAACGATACGCCGCCGCATTGGAACACGCCGAAGTCCTCGATGCGTGGGATGCCGAACGGCGGGTGCAGATCGCGTTGGAAGCACTCGACGCCGAAACGGAGCCATCCCGGCGCCTGGACGACCTCTCCGTCGGGCAGCGCTATCGAGTCCGTCTGGCGTGCCTGCTCGGCGCCGACGACGATTTCCTGCTCCTCGACGAACCCACAAATCACCTCGATCGAAGCGGCCTCGAGTTTCTGACCACGCAACTGCGGTCGCGAAACGGCGGCGTGGTCGTCGTCACCCATGATCGCGCGCTGCTCTCCGACGTCGCGGAGACGATCGTGGACCTCGACCCGACCCCGGATGACCGGGTGCGCGTGTACGGCAACGGTTATGCCGGCTACCGCGAGGGCCGGCGCGCCGAGCGCGAACGGTGGGAGCACGAATTCGAGCGACAGCAGACCGAGCTCGCGCGGCTGCAGGACAGTCTCAGCTCGGCGCAGAACCGACTCGTCTCGGGGTGGCGACCAGAGAAGGGAACCAACAAGCACGGACGGGCCACGCGCGCGGGCGGGCTCGTGCAGAGCGTGCATCGCCGGCAGGAGCAACTCGAAGCGCACGCGGTGACTGTTCCCGAGCCGCCGCAAGTGTTTCGCTTCCCGGAGCTTGCGACCCGAACCGGAGCGGTGCTGTTGAGCGTGGAGGACGTGACCGTGACCGGCAGGCTTACGCGCCCGGCGGCGTTCTCTCTGTCACACCGCGGGCGTCTCGTAGTGACCGGACCCAACGGGGCCGGCAAGTCCACACTGCTGAGCGTCGCAGCGGGAGACCTCCGCCCGGACACCGGCACCGTTCGTCGCCCGCAGAACGTGCGGCTCGCTTTTCTGCGCCAAGAGTCGGAGCTGCCGCTGGATCGTCGCGCGAGCGAGTTCTACGCAGCCCACGTCGACGCGCTCGTTCCATCGCGTGAGGCAGTCGGTCTCTCGCAGCTCGGGCTCCTGCGCGCCCGCGAATCGAGCAAGCGGATAGGTGAGCTGTCGATGGGCCAGCAACGGCGCCTCGAGCTGGCCCTGGTGCTCGCCACCAAGCCGCACGTGCTCTTGCTCGACGAACCGACCAACCACCTATCGATCGCGCTCGTCGACGAACTGACCGACGCGCTCAACGCCACCCAAGCGGCTGTTGTCGTATCCACCCACGACCGGCAGCTTCTCCGCGACGTCGAAGGCTGGCCGGCACTGCAACTGGAAGCTACGACCGAAAGCGAGGCGCTCGTATGA
- a CDS encoding DUF4194 domain-containing protein, whose translation MDIGKTQQNVAAGTRISGRARGSAPRSRVKHVEVLVKIRQLALLILGDLDPYPPNPTRQASPPPNVRRAFKRQIMEEDTPRILRKDRPLSRDASFLLIFLCQECAHADPQDELVVVTRAQIDEFLSAYRQDDDGDQAKFDRRVTAAIRQLQDLRLLNQDPDADYLYTISPVVVPLVGVDELTRLEAAYRLGAGATANDGNGTENSAQLLDEES comes from the coding sequence ATGGACATCGGGAAGACCCAGCAGAACGTCGCAGCGGGAACACGGATCAGCGGCAGAGCGCGCGGAAGCGCACCCCGAAGTAGGGTGAAGCACGTCGAGGTCCTCGTGAAGATCAGACAGTTAGCGCTACTGATCCTCGGGGACCTCGACCCCTACCCGCCGAACCCCACCCGGCAAGCCTCACCCCCACCGAATGTCCGAAGAGCCTTCAAACGGCAGATCATGGAGGAGGACACTCCCCGCATCCTCCGCAAAGATCGCCCGCTCAGTCGCGACGCCTCGTTCCTGCTCATCTTTCTCTGCCAGGAGTGCGCCCACGCCGACCCCCAGGACGAGCTCGTCGTGGTCACCCGGGCTCAGATCGACGAGTTCCTTAGCGCCTACCGCCAGGATGACGACGGCGACCAGGCGAAGTTCGATCGTCGCGTCACCGCCGCCATCCGGCAGCTGCAGGATCTGCGGCTGCTCAACCAGGACCCTGACGCCGACTACCTCTACACGATCTCGCCAGTCGTGGTACCTCTTGTCGGTGTCGATGAACTGACGCGGCTGGAAGCGGCATACCGGCTCGGGGCAGGCGCCACCGCAAATGACGGGAATGGCACCGAAAACTCAGCCCAGCTCCTTGACGAGGAGTCCTGA
- a CDS encoding IS481 family transposase — MTHANSPLTVEGRRRLVARCRTRPISHVAAEMGISRATASKWVNRYKRFGKLGLQDRSSSPIRQPSATPGRLVEQIESMRREQKWPASRIAFELEQAGTPVSRRTITRLLAQLGLNQRKYIDPNGELNREPQRITTKRPGHMVHLDVKKVGRIPDGGGWRVHGKGSEKAKAVARQKTRGTKTGYVYLHSAIDGHTRLAYTEALPDEKAATAVAFLGRARAWFAKHGIAGIERVVTDNGSCYRSAAFHDAVGNSRHQRITPYTPRHNGKVERYNRILAEEFLYARIWRSEAERAAALEVWNRHYNYHRPHGAHDGQPPASATPTRVSNVMASYS, encoded by the coding sequence GTGACGCACGCAAATTCGCCACTGACGGTCGAAGGTCGTCGTCGACTCGTCGCGCGCTGTCGGACTCGACCTATTTCTCATGTTGCCGCAGAGATGGGGATCTCCCGCGCGACCGCCTCGAAATGGGTCAACAGATACAAACGATTCGGGAAGCTCGGTCTACAGGACCGCTCGTCGTCGCCGATCCGTCAACCATCTGCAACGCCTGGCCGCCTCGTGGAGCAGATCGAGTCAATGCGACGAGAACAGAAATGGCCAGCGTCCCGTATCGCATTCGAGCTCGAGCAAGCAGGAACACCGGTCAGTCGTCGCACCATCACCCGGCTCCTCGCGCAGCTGGGCCTGAACCAGCGCAAGTATATTGACCCCAACGGCGAGTTGAATCGGGAACCGCAACGCATCACCACCAAACGTCCCGGCCACATGGTGCACCTGGACGTGAAGAAGGTCGGTCGTATCCCTGATGGCGGCGGGTGGCGTGTGCACGGCAAAGGCAGCGAGAAAGCCAAAGCTGTCGCACGTCAGAAGACCCGGGGTACGAAGACTGGGTACGTCTACCTGCATTCGGCCATCGACGGGCACACCCGACTCGCGTACACCGAAGCGTTGCCGGACGAGAAAGCCGCCACTGCCGTCGCGTTCCTCGGACGTGCAAGAGCTTGGTTCGCCAAGCACGGCATCGCCGGGATCGAGCGGGTCGTGACCGACAACGGTTCCTGCTACCGATCCGCAGCTTTCCACGACGCAGTCGGGAACAGTCGACACCAGCGCATCACGCCATACACGCCTCGACACAACGGCAAAGTCGAGCGCTACAACCGGATCCTCGCCGAAGAGTTTCTTTACGCGCGCATCTGGCGCTCAGAAGCCGAACGCGCTGCCGCGCTCGAAGTGTGGAACCGGCACTACAACTATCACCGTCCCCACGGCGCTCACGACGGGCAACCGCCCGCCTCTGCGACACCGACGCGAGTCAGCAACGTCATGGCCTCATACAGCTAG
- a CDS encoding Cmx/CmrA family chloramphenicol efflux MFS transporter, which yields MPFALYLLALVVFAMGTSEFMLAGLVPDISTYFSVSVGTAGLLTSAFAAGMVIGAPAMAALTRHLPVKATLLGCAIVFALSHVVGALTPDFTVLFITRVIAAIVNAGFLAVALGAATRLVAPDAKGRAVAVLLAGTTVATVAGVPAGALLGTALGWQSTFWAIALLCVPAAIGIAAGFNTQVHDSSREESSSTSLRVELAQLSSPRLVLTMLLAALVNAGTFATLTYLAPIVTDTAGLSQWWVPLALVLFGVGSFIGVTVAGRLSDARPRIVIVGGGSVLVLGWVALALFATNPVALLGLVFTQGVVGFAVGSTLITRVLYAAASAPTMAGSYATAALNVGAAAGPVLASAALSVMPGALGPVWVAALATTTALLLAVPLIRLIAPVESEVVK from the coding sequence ATGCCTTTCGCTCTCTATCTTCTTGCCCTGGTGGTCTTCGCCATGGGTACTTCCGAATTCATGCTCGCCGGCCTCGTGCCCGACATCTCCACATACTTCAGCGTTTCCGTGGGGACCGCTGGTCTCCTGACATCGGCGTTCGCCGCAGGGATGGTGATCGGTGCACCGGCGATGGCCGCGCTCACTCGTCACCTCCCCGTGAAGGCGACACTCCTGGGTTGCGCGATCGTATTCGCGCTATCCCACGTCGTCGGGGCACTTACGCCGGATTTCACGGTTCTGTTCATCACGCGCGTGATCGCGGCGATCGTGAATGCAGGCTTCCTGGCGGTCGCTTTGGGTGCGGCGACGAGACTCGTAGCACCCGATGCCAAAGGGCGGGCCGTGGCGGTTCTGCTGGCGGGTACCACCGTCGCCACCGTCGCCGGCGTCCCCGCCGGTGCACTGCTTGGAACGGCACTCGGCTGGCAGTCGACGTTCTGGGCGATCGCTCTTCTCTGCGTCCCCGCTGCGATCGGCATTGCCGCGGGCTTCAACACTCAAGTTCACGACTCGTCAAGGGAGGAGTCGTCCTCGACCTCGCTGCGTGTGGAACTGGCGCAGCTGTCCTCGCCGCGCCTCGTTCTAACGATGCTGCTCGCTGCCCTGGTGAATGCCGGCACCTTCGCCACGCTCACCTATCTCGCGCCGATCGTTACGGACACCGCCGGCCTGAGCCAGTGGTGGGTACCGCTGGCCCTTGTGCTCTTCGGCGTCGGCTCCTTCATCGGCGTCACCGTTGCGGGACGACTCTCGGATGCCCGACCCAGGATCGTCATCGTCGGTGGTGGCAGCGTTCTGGTGCTCGGGTGGGTCGCGCTGGCCCTCTTTGCAACGAACCCCGTTGCCCTGCTCGGGCTCGTATTCACTCAGGGTGTGGTGGGGTTCGCCGTCGGGAGCACGCTGATCACACGAGTGCTCTATGCCGCGGCGAGTGCACCCACCATGGCAGGGTCATACGCGACAGCGGCACTCAACGTTGGCGCGGCCGCCGGTCCCGTGCTCGCCTCCGCCGCACTCAGCGTCATGCCGGGCGCGCTCGGACCCGTTTGGGTAGCCGCGCTCGCGACCACCACGGCACTGCTGCTCGCAGTTCCGCTTATTCGGCTGATTGCACCCGTCGAGAGCGAGGTGGTCAAGTGA
- a CDS encoding ISL3 family transposase → MLHPTSGCASARSAADPCSRCDVLLGLPDVHVERVDRRDGLLVVTVSTPAAPTGCPSCGVVATGRGRRRRVLHDVPATTRVRIVWRQRVWRCDEVGCARRTFVEQLPGLVARRGSITTRAVGWAIGQLRREHATVHGIARQLGTSWKTVWRAVEPELERLAADESRFENVTTLGVDEHIWHHVDPRKRGPKELTGMVDLSRDADGKTRARLLDLVPGRSGKAYASWLAERGEAFRQNVKVAALDPFAGYKTAIDDQLEDATAVLDAFHVVKLGTAAVDEVRRRVQQDTLGHRGRTGDPLYGIQTILRAGAENLTEKQRTRLAAAIEADPAHDEVFVAWQCAQQLRSAYHQKDLAEGRQIAEKVVDTFHTCPIPEIARLGRTLRRWRAAFLAYFTTGRSSNGGTEAVNGIIELHRRLARGFRNRDNYRLRMLLAAGGLTP, encoded by the coding sequence GTGCTTCACCCTACTTCGGGGTGCGCTTCCGCGCGCTCTGCCGCTGATCCGTGTTCCCGCTGCGACGTTCTGCTGGGTCTTCCCGATGTCCATGTCGAGCGCGTCGACCGTCGCGACGGGCTGCTGGTGGTGACGGTCTCGACGCCAGCGGCGCCGACCGGCTGCCCCTCGTGTGGGGTCGTCGCGACCGGCCGCGGACGCCGTCGACGGGTGCTTCATGATGTGCCCGCGACGACGCGGGTGCGGATCGTATGGCGGCAGCGGGTCTGGCGGTGCGACGAGGTGGGATGCGCGCGGCGGACGTTCGTGGAGCAGCTCCCGGGTCTGGTCGCCCGGCGCGGGTCGATCACCACGCGCGCCGTCGGCTGGGCGATCGGGCAGCTGCGCCGCGAGCACGCCACCGTGCACGGTATCGCCCGTCAGCTCGGCACGTCGTGGAAGACGGTGTGGCGCGCTGTCGAGCCTGAGTTGGAGCGGCTCGCGGCCGACGAGTCCCGATTCGAGAACGTCACCACGCTCGGTGTCGATGAGCACATCTGGCATCACGTCGACCCCCGCAAGCGCGGTCCGAAGGAGCTTACCGGGATGGTCGATCTGAGCCGCGACGCGGACGGGAAGACGCGGGCCAGGCTGCTCGACCTGGTGCCGGGCCGCTCCGGGAAGGCCTACGCGTCCTGGCTCGCCGAACGCGGCGAAGCGTTCCGGCAGAACGTGAAAGTCGCGGCTCTTGACCCGTTCGCCGGCTACAAGACCGCGATCGACGACCAGCTCGAAGACGCCACGGCCGTGCTGGACGCATTCCACGTCGTCAAGCTCGGCACCGCCGCCGTCGACGAGGTCCGCCGCCGCGTCCAGCAGGACACCCTCGGGCATCGCGGTCGGACCGGCGACCCGCTCTACGGGATCCAGACCATCCTCCGCGCCGGCGCCGAGAACCTCACCGAGAAGCAGCGGACCAGGCTCGCGGCAGCGATCGAGGCCGACCCCGCGCACGACGAGGTGTTCGTCGCATGGCAGTGCGCCCAGCAACTGCGTTCCGCCTACCACCAGAAGGACCTCGCCGAGGGCCGCCAGATCGCGGAGAAGGTCGTCGACACATTCCACACCTGCCCGATCCCCGAGATCGCCCGCCTCGGCCGCACCCTCCGCCGCTGGCGAGCCGCGTTCCTGGCCTACTTCACGACCGGACGATCATCGAACGGCGGCACTGAGGCCGTGAACGGGATCATCGAGCTGCACCGCCGCCTCGCCCGCGGCTTCCGCAACCGCGACAACTACCGGCTCCGCATGCTCCTCGCCGCCGGCGGACTCACCCCATGA
- a CDS encoding IS5 family transposase (programmed frameshift), translated as MEPLMPTVTGRSRPWTDHRLAIEGMAWKYRTGAPWRDVPERFGKWNSIYKRFNRWAGDGTWQKLLTEVQKQADAAGEIDWVVSIDSTIARVHQHGATLARDTGGCAESQESVVRAACDHGIGRSRGGLTTKLHLVCDGRGRPLSMMITAGNINDTTMMSAVLENIRVPRDGKGRPRTRPDRVLADKGYPSRANRAWLRDRRIAATIPERDDQIAHRRKKPGRPIAFGDKQKERYKGRNVVERCFNRLKQWRGIAMRSDKLALNYRAAVSLAAALIWIKTDLR; from the exons ATGGAGCCGTTGATGCCGACGGTGACCGGTCGGTCGCGGCCGTGGACGGATCACCGGCTCGCTATCGAGGGGATGGCGTGGAAGTACCGGACCGGTGCGCCGTGGCGTGACGTTCCGGAACGGTTCGGGAAGTGGAACTCGATCTACAAGCGGTTCAACCGGTGGGCCGGGGACGGCACCTGGCAGAAGCTGCTCACCGAGGTGCAGAAGCAGGCCGACGCCGCTGGGGAAATCGACTGGGTCGTCTCGATCGACTCCACGATCGCGCGCGTGCATCAGCACGGCGCGACCCTCGCCCGGGACACAGGGGGCTGTGCCGAATCACAAGAATCCGTGGTCCGAGCCGCCTG TGATCACGGGATCGGACGCTCCCGCGGCGGGCTGACGACCAAACTGCACCTGGTCTGCGACGGCCGCGGCCGGCCGCTGAGCATGATGATCACCGCCGGGAACATCAACGACACCACGATGATGAGCGCGGTGCTGGAGAACATCCGCGTTCCCCGCGACGGGAAGGGCCGCCCCCGCACCCGCCCCGACCGGGTGCTCGCCGACAAGGGGTACCCCTCAAGGGCGAACCGCGCCTGGCTCCGCGACCGGAGGATCGCGGCGACCATCCCCGAGCGGGACGACCAGATCGCGCACCGCCGCAAGAAGCCGGGCCGGCCGATCGCTTTCGGCGACAAGCAGAAGGAACGCTACAAGGGACGCAACGTCGTAGAACGCTGCTTCAACCGTCTCAAGCAGTGGCGCGGCATCGCGATGCGCTCGGACAAACTCGCCCTCAACTACCGAGCCGCCGTCAGCCTCGCCGCGGCGCTGATCTGGATCAAGACCGATCTCCGCTGA